AAAAAATAAGCCACTGCGATGGTTGTTAGCACTGGAAACTTCCCCAGTTACCCAAACTTGGCGTAATTGATCATCTTGCTCTAACAGCAAGCGGATATAGTCAGTTAATCCTGCTACTGAAAGCGCTGTTTCGGGAATCAGAGAGTTAAAAGTCATCTCGGTTGGTGAGCATTGGTGCTGGAGCGATTTTAGCATTCTTCATGAATACCAAAATTTATCCCAACAAGCGCTTTAATCTTTTATAGATATCATCATCATTACGCTTACCAACTAAAATTACTTCTACTAAATTTTGCTCAGGAAAATATCTATATATAATTCGATATTCCCCACTATCAACTCGATAGTAACCTTCATAACCCGATAGCTTTTCACTATCAGCTGGTAAAGGCTCAATATTTAAAGATAAAACCTTTTTGGCAATTTGGGCTGCTATTTTAGGTTGCAAACCATTCAAAAAATCAAGCACCGTTGCTAGACCATCCAGCCTAGCCATTAGCTAAATCCTCCAATGCAGACGTGAAAGCCTCTGTACCCACCATTTGGGAATTATGCAAAGCAGCTTCAGCCGCCTGACCGAAAACCATATCCTCTAATTCTTGCAGCCGATGAATTAATTTTTGATAACTCTGGGCTGAGATAATCACATGGCTGGGACGAGATTGTTTGGTTAGTAAAACTGGTTCGGTAGTAGCCTTGTCAAAAACCTCACCGTGTTTGTTCCGAGCATCTGTGAGAGTGTAGGTCTGCATGATAGCTTTGACTATTTTAGACATTTTGACTATATTTTAGCAGATTCTTCTCATAGAAGACTACGGCAGTAACCGCATTGATTGTTCGCCTGTGTCCGTATTCGCGCCCGGACTTCTTC
This Nodularia sp. LEGE 06071 DNA region includes the following protein-coding sequences:
- a CDS encoding type II toxin-antitoxin system RelE family toxin, which produces MARLDGLATVLDFLNGLQPKIAAQIAKKVLSLNIEPLPADSEKLSGYEGYYRVDSGEYRIIYRYFPEQNLVEVILVGKRNDDDIYKRLKRLLG
- a CDS encoding type II toxin-antitoxin system Phd/YefM family antitoxin, whose protein sequence is MSKIVKAIMQTYTLTDARNKHGEVFDKATTEPVLLTKQSRPSHVIISAQSYQKLIHRLQELEDMVFGQAAEAALHNSQMVGTEAFTSALEDLANG